Within Spinacia oleracea cultivar Varoflay chromosome 4, BTI_SOV_V1, whole genome shotgun sequence, the genomic segment caacgcacattagctaaatgtgcgacgcaaatgacttttcaatatgttaaaaaaatgtcattgcgtcgcagattagctaaagtgcgacgcaaatgacttttggatattctaaaaaaaatgagctgctgattttatttaatccatagattaaataaaataagcagcTTTCAGTACTAGTATATTCAgagcataaaaataaaattaaactaggtgaaaattttgacaatatttcctttgtaatttgaccctccccaataccgggaatgttataatacattaatatatacctgtcaaaacagtttacaacccaataaagggcaaattcaccatagatcaaccaacatgttgataacctaactacactttaaacataaaagtttaagtAAATATTACAATAAACTAGCTAAATATCGACATTGCTCATAATGTAATCAGcccaaagaaaacaaacaaaaatagcaGAACAATCACATTCTTAGCAACAAAGGCAATACATATTCACCcttattaagaaaagaaaaacattagAGTTGCATAACCCCAAACCTACTCTCAACAGGAGGTATAATAGTCTGCTAGTCTTGCTACCATTTGCAGTTTGAATTGCATTCAGAACAATTATATTCATATAAGgaaacaataattaaacctCAATTATATGGGAACATTTCAGAAAAAGTAATAAACGCTAGCAAGAATTGGGGAATCAACAACagaacattaaaatttgaacttaGACCTCACAATAATCAAACACACGAGCTGTTATTTATTGTATGCACAAAATGGCAATGTGAAAAACATGTATCATTGGATAAGCAActgaacatttcaaacataagacATCCAAGGTGAGCAAGGGTGAAACCTGTAATCAGGTCTAAAGTCATGTCCCCATTTTGAAACACAATGTACTTCATCGATGGCAAATAAAGCTATTCCACGGTTCTCCGCAAGCCTCTGAAGTGGACTTATTAGTATGCATAATACACCTCATCCGACAGTGAAAGCTGACATCATACAGTCCCAAGTGACAACAGCAGGGCATTTAGAAACAATTCAAACTACAAGCAATACCAGATGATGTACAAATGTGTTCACCTAAGCAGTGTTTCGAGGCAAACGTATACAACGGAATACATGCCGTTCATTGCTTTCTTCTCAACGGTGTTATCTGGTTGTCCTGATCCAAGGAAACATGCAGAGATGCCATGTTTTGATAGCTTTAAGCACTGGTCATGCATCAAGCTTATCAATGGAGAAATCACGACCACGACCTTCCCTGTCAAAAGCGCAGGTAGCTGAAAGCACAGAGATTTCCCTGTAGAAACATTAAAGCCTCAAAAACATTGACACAGTATATACATTGTACAAAGGATTCAAGAAGAAATGCACAGAAAAGGGAGAATaagaatcagaaaataaatacCAGACCCTGTTGCTGCAAGAACAAGACAGTCTTGCTGAGAAAACCAAGCACCAAGAGCTTCCATTTGAAAACTTTTCAACCCGGAGTACCCAAAATGTTTACGCAGCAGGCTGTTGGCTTTCTGGTCCCAGTCTGGTCCAAGTTCTACATCCTCTACTGTTCTATGGGCTGAGTTCAGACTGTAAGATGTCAGCGAAGATTTCTTCGAGGTTCCAAAAGACTAAATTAGTTGTTTTTTCTGTCATATATGTGGCATATGTGTGTCTATTAAGTTCTTGCTTCTACTGCAGGGTTGCCTAGCAATCATGGTAGACAAAGAAAAAAATCCAAAGGTAAATCTTACTGAATTTTTTCAACTGGATGGACTATATGTTTCATGATACTGTCTTAGCTAGTTAATGAATCTCTTTTAAGAGTTCGacataatcaaaatcctaaaatcaaaatcaaaatctagggttcaaacaatcaaaatttatattcatctgaaatcaaaatcctaaaatcaaaatcaaaatcctaaatagATTCGACATAATCAATAACAAACTACAACAtctgaaatcaaaatcctaaaatgAAGAGTTCAAACAATCGTAAAATAAATACTCAAAATCACCAACTAACTAACATAATTAAGCCCTAGATTCATCAAAACAATATGAAAAAGTtgcaaaattaattaaacatggaaatcacggtagggagagagaaaatactTTTAGATCGAAACAAGGTATTCAAGGTCGGTGGCGATAAAAACCGAAACTCCAGCACCAACACTTCGGCGTTGTTATGGCGGTGTAACTCGGGACCAACTCGGTCTGAGTCGACTCAACAGATTCCCCAAAAACTCAGCCCCACTTCCACCGCACCCAGATGAGTCGCCGCCGAGTCATCCACCTCAGAGCTGGAGTTTGCAGAGAATGCGGCTTGAAATCCGGCTGAAGACGTCATCGCTTTCAGATCTAGGTTTGCCTCCTTCGTATTCGCTaagcttgaattttaaaacaaatttgagATATTGGGATGATTTGGTGAGAGGAGACTTTGAAGGGAAAGCTCGATACTGATTCTGAAGGAGAGACAAAGAAGCTTTGGAATTTCAACAATGGAGATCTGGAAATTACGAGAGAGAAAGAGTTTGGGGAGGCAGGAAATGTATGAGGGAGAAAGGGAATGGGAGCAGGGCGTCGCaccaaattaaaaaagaaaaggaaaaggtaataattaaattttaattagaaaccgGAATTTTTTTACCTCCTTTGCGTCGCcgattagtaaatctgcgacgcagatgactctaagagtcatctgcgtcgcagattagtaattctgcgacgcaaaggaggtaatattttgcgtcgcattattattaatctgcgacgcaaatgactttaagaacatcttagagtcatctgcgtcgcagattagtaattctgcgacgcaaatgactaattttaatgcttaaaactgtcaattgcgtcacatgtttaaatgtg encodes:
- the LOC130471861 gene encoding ATP-dependent DNA helicase Q-like SIM, coding for MTSSAGFQAAFSANSSSEVDDSAATHLGAVEKSSLTSYSLNSAHRTVEDVELGPDWDQKANSLLRKHFGYSGLKSFQMEALGAWFSQQDCLVLAATGSGKSLCFQLPALLTGKVVVVISPLISLMHDQCLKLSKHGISACFLGSGQPDNTVEKKAMNGMYSVVYVCLETLLR